The proteins below come from a single Corylus avellana chromosome ca3, CavTom2PMs-1.0 genomic window:
- the LOC132174267 gene encoding uncharacterized protein LOC132174267 — translation MTVEQYPAKFIELSRFAPYLVFTEELKARKLDQQATVVERTQKINSEYFNQKKRTAPQGNCSGGQSFHANKRRLNQLVERSYTPQQFHNQRGGEQCSSCQKCGRMHTGNCLYGQLGCCKCGKPGHITRDCRTPANNQANQNRLEGQRTTTPAWVYALTPSDAAASNDVVTGTLPISSGRAFVLFNSGATHSFVSYFFAKAYYLESEALDVNLVVATLV, via the exons ATGACAGTAGAGCAATATCCTGCCAAGTTCATTGAACTCTCTCGGTTCGCGCCTTACTTGGTGTTCACAGAAGAGCTCAAAGCAAGAAA ACTTGATCAACAAGCGACAGTAGTTGAGCGGACACAGAAAATCAACTCGGAATACTTTAATCAGAAGAAGAGAACTGCACCGCAAGGAAACTGCTCGGGGGGACAATCATTCCATGCCAATAAGAGGAGACTGAACCAACTAGTAGAGAGGAGTTACACGCCTCAGCAATTCCATAACCAAAGAGGGGGCGAGCAATGCTCATCATGCCAGAAGTGCGGTAGGATGCATACTGGGAATTGCCTCTACGGGCAATTAGGCTGCTGTAAGTGCGGGAAACCTGGACATATTACAAGGGACTGTAGGACTCCTGCCAACAACCAAGCCAATCAGAACCGCCTAGAAGGACAGAGAACCACAACACCTGCTTGGGTGTATGCTTTGACACCAAGCGATGCAGCGGCGTCAAACGACGTAGTAACAGGAACTCTTCCAATTTCATCTGGTAgagcttttgttctttttaattcAGGGGCAACACACTCGTTTGTGTCATATTTCTTTGCTAAAGCCTACTATCTAGAGTCTGAAGCCTTAGATGTAAATTTAGTAGTTGCTACACTAGTATAG